In the genome of Treponema pedis, one region contains:
- the amrB gene encoding AmmeMemoRadiSam system protein B, translating to MLSPSHWKLSVYDWALTDGKWKTKNGFVESSKEHTESLSKALDVPYDHRVFKYEHGVSVLIPYIKKYFPEAKVAALALWGEPPVNTVKTKKLAKVIAEHFNIQDKDSFLLISSDFSHKSNLKKTEKKDAKTRFFFENITSLHWTSCICDNRPSIYVLSTFITEKTQCTVQRKATSYDLDDTGNTEDITSYFFTFFWEKE from the coding sequence ATTTTAAGTCCTTCTCATTGGAAACTTTCCGTTTATGACTGGGCTTTAACTGACGGTAAATGGAAAACAAAAAACGGTTTTGTCGAATCGTCAAAAGAACATACCGAAAGTTTATCAAAGGCTTTGGACGTTCCGTATGACCACAGGGTCTTTAAGTACGAACACGGAGTTTCCGTTTTAATTCCATATATAAAAAAATATTTTCCGGAAGCAAAGGTCGCAGCATTGGCTCTTTGGGGAGAGCCTCCTGTAAATACGGTTAAAACAAAAAAACTGGCTAAGGTAATTGCGGAGCATTTTAATATACAAGATAAAGATTCTTTTTTACTTATTTCTTCGGATTTTTCACATAAAAGTAATTTGAAAAAAACGGAAAAAAAAGATGCAAAGACAAGGTTCTTCTTTGAAAATATTACGTCTTTACATTGGACTTCCTGTATTTGCGATAACCGCCCTTCAATATATGTTCTTTCAACATTTATAACCGAAAAAACGCAGTGTACCGTCCAAAGAAAGGCAACCTCATACGATTTGGACGATACGGGAAATACTGAAGATATAACGAGTTATTTTTTTACTTTTTTTTGGGAAAAAGAATAA
- a CDS encoding thymidine phosphorylase produces MRAVDIIMKKRGFKGADLLPLTREEIEFIVSGYVKGEIPDYQISAWLMAVYFNGMTFEETAALTEIMLHSGAVMDLSGITGPFVDKHSTGGVGDKLSLPLAPIVAANGIRVPMMSGRALGHTGGTLDKLEAITGYRTNLNIEEFRNFISKTGFAMTGQTKEIVPADRLMYAMRDVTATVESVPLITASILSKKVAEGSEALVFDVKCGSGAFMKTLEQAEALAVSLTGTAKAMGKKATAFITNMNEPLGNTVGNFLEIEETIDILQGKGPEDTTSLTLKLASEMLILGGKAKTEDDGLRLAKEAVSSGKAYELFMQNVELQGGNTKALLEEVKKRRSPFVESLIAEQDGYIESIDAFKTGLAGVNLGVGRNKTTDSVCPDAGMEILKHKGDTVKKGDVIMNVYGKNSECLTGAIKILKDSVKYSSSAPSKEALIFKVITQS; encoded by the coding sequence ATGCGTGCTGTTGATATTATAATGAAAAAACGGGGGTTTAAGGGGGCCGACCTTTTACCTCTTACACGTGAAGAAATAGAGTTTATCGTATCGGGTTATGTAAAAGGCGAAATTCCCGATTATCAAATTTCAGCTTGGCTTATGGCGGTTTACTTTAACGGAATGACCTTTGAAGAAACCGCAGCTCTTACCGAAATAATGCTTCACTCAGGTGCCGTTATGGATTTATCAGGCATAACAGGCCCCTTTGTAGATAAACATTCGACGGGAGGCGTAGGAGATAAACTTTCTCTTCCGCTTGCTCCCATTGTTGCAGCTAACGGAATAAGGGTTCCTATGATGAGCGGAAGAGCCTTGGGGCATACGGGCGGAACCTTAGATAAACTTGAAGCCATTACGGGTTATAGAACCAATCTTAATATAGAAGAATTTAGAAATTTTATTTCTAAAACGGGCTTTGCAATGACGGGGCAAACTAAAGAAATCGTTCCCGCCGACAGACTGATGTATGCAATGCGCGATGTTACGGCAACAGTTGAATCCGTCCCGCTTATTACGGCAAGTATTTTATCGAAAAAAGTTGCGGAAGGCTCCGAAGCTCTGGTTTTCGATGTAAAGTGCGGCAGCGGAGCTTTTATGAAAACCCTTGAACAGGCGGAAGCCCTTGCAGTCAGTCTTACGGGAACCGCAAAGGCTATGGGAAAAAAGGCTACCGCATTTATTACAAATATGAATGAGCCCTTAGGAAATACCGTAGGTAATTTTTTGGAAATTGAAGAAACAATAGATATTTTACAAGGCAAAGGTCCTGAAGATACGACTTCTCTTACACTAAAACTCGCTTCGGAAATGCTTATTTTAGGCGGCAAGGCGAAAACGGAAGACGACGGCTTACGGCTTGCAAAAGAAGCCGTTTCTTCCGGCAAAGCTTACGAACTTTTTATGCAAAATGTGGAATTGCAGGGCGGAAATACAAAAGCTCTCTTAGAGGAAGTAAAAAAACGCAGAAGTCCGTTTGTTGAAAGCCTTATTGCGGAACAGGACGGCTATATTGAAAGTATAGATGCCTTTAAAACCGGGCTTGCCGGCGTAAACTTGGGCGTCGGAAGAAACAAAACAACCGATTCGGTATGTCCCGATGCAGGTATGGAAATTTTAAAGCATAAAGGAGATACGGTCAAAAAAGGGGACGTAATTATGAACGTCTACGGAAAAAATTCCGAGTGTTTGACAGGTGCAATAAAGATTTTAAAGGATTCCGTAAAATATTCTTCTTCCGCTCCTTCAAAGGAAGCCCTTATTTTTAAGGTGATTACACAAAGCTGA
- a CDS encoding C-GCAxxG-C-C family protein, with translation MDKEKLFSFLGNGCNCSQAVLLYFAEKYRLNEIQAKRIAEAFESGLFTGNTCGAALGAYMVLGLAFGSDAENHRSMMKSRVNEFNREFIKKNEFA, from the coding sequence ATGGACAAAGAAAAACTTTTTTCGTTTTTAGGTAACGGATGTAATTGCAGTCAGGCGGTTCTTCTTTATTTCGCCGAAAAGTATCGGCTAAATGAAATTCAGGCAAAACGCATCGCGGAGGCCTTTGAAAGCGGTCTTTTTACCGGCAACACTTGCGGTGCCGCTTTGGGCGCTTATATGGTATTAGGGTTGGCATTCGGAAGCGACGCGGAAAATCACCGCAGTATGATGAAATCAAGAGTAAACGAATTCAACAGGGAATTTATAAAAAAAAATGAATTCGCTTAA
- a CDS encoding (Fe-S)-binding protein: MIKKTRLECIDCNLCKKNCLFLQKYNMNLKEFTYKTDLRYRCFMCGKCKSVCPKDLSGTEIAFELRKSQPENTLKTEFLKNDYKFKNLPKRKTDTLLFLGCNYPGFYPKTSEKLIDICKKMGIDFSVDCCKKPVYEQGGNAKFSNIENMLEHNNTKTLICACPNCYHLLKRKLNVNVISVFQFLYENGIGKKIKDTPSIFFPCSDRYSREIFQFILHYIDGYNEPYKKINCCGLGGGAKKYEEDIIEETKKMLHKAWEKNIYTYCSSCSGIFKTYGLKNIKNFLSEILEVHEEVSLNYAKNVLKYKFKRHTK; this comes from the coding sequence ATGATTAAAAAAACAAGACTGGAATGTATAGACTGTAATTTATGCAAAAAAAATTGCCTTTTTCTTCAAAAATATAATATGAATTTAAAAGAATTTACATACAAAACCGATTTACGCTACCGTTGTTTTATGTGCGGTAAATGCAAATCCGTATGCCCTAAAGATTTATCCGGTACTGAAATTGCTTTTGAATTGCGTAAGTCACAACCTGAAAATACACTTAAAACGGAATTTTTAAAAAATGATTATAAGTTTAAAAATCTTCCTAAAAGAAAAACCGATACTCTTTTATTTTTGGGTTGCAATTATCCCGGGTTTTATCCGAAAACTTCCGAAAAGTTAATAGATATTTGTAAAAAAATGGGAATAGATTTTTCAGTAGACTGCTGTAAAAAACCCGTATATGAACAAGGAGGCAATGCAAAATTTTCAAATATAGAAAATATGTTGGAACACAATAATACAAAAACGCTTATTTGTGCCTGTCCCAATTGTTATCATCTTTTAAAACGGAAATTAAATGTAAATGTAATAAGCGTATTTCAATTTTTATATGAAAACGGTATAGGCAAAAAAATAAAAGATACTCCTTCGATTTTTTTCCCCTGTTCGGACAGATATAGCAGGGAAATTTTTCAATTTATCTTACATTATATTGACGGATACAACGAGCCGTATAAAAAAATAAACTGTTGCGGTTTAGGCGGAGGCGCAAAAAAATATGAAGAAGATATAATCGAAGAAACTAAGAAAATGCTTCATAAAGCATGGGAAAAAAATATTTATACTTATTGCTCTTCATGTTCGGGTATTTTTAAAACCTACGGATTAAAAAATATCAAAAATTTTTTATCCGAAATTTTAGAAGTTCATGAAGAGGTTTCTTTAAATTACGCAAAAAATGTGCTTAAATATAAATTTAAAAGGCACACAAAATAA
- a CDS encoding glycosyltransferase has product MVTIIIPVYNEEKTVVAVQNNIKKLQGNYEVIFSDGFSTDNTYNLIEYKKIRETKLRSNQMNAAVKYAQGEYLWFIHADSILHKKQYLRNRKFRCGSRLF; this is encoded by the coding sequence ATGGTAACGATAATAATTCCCGTTTATAATGAAGAAAAAACCGTAGTTGCCGTTCAAAACAATATAAAAAAATTGCAAGGCAATTATGAAGTAATTTTTTCCGACGGTTTCAGCACCGATAACACATATAATTTGATTGAATATAAAAAAATACGGGAAACAAAATTAAGGTCGAACCAAATGAATGCCGCCGTAAAATATGCTCAAGGAGAATATCTATGGTTTATTCATGCGGACAGTATCCTTCATAAAAAACAGTATTTACGCAATAGAAAATTCCGATGCGGAAGCAGGCTGTTTTAA
- a CDS encoding TVP38/TMEM64 family protein, which yields MKKKQIVKIIFIFIIILTSFYVLKYFPPAEIRSKIESFGIYSPFVYVILFSVLPAFLFPVPPLALAAGILFGVLHGTIYTLIGAVINSTIMFFCARYTAKDFFENFIYKVTKKDLQKKLINENQKGLTYIFFIMRLVPLVSYNLINYLAGLTGIHYRNYIISTIIGIIPGTIIFLNMGDKLLNIKSIGFTVSVILFLLLTAISGILLKIHLKKDKERANGNDNNSRL from the coding sequence ATGAAAAAAAAGCAAATAGTTAAAATCATTTTTATTTTTATAATAATTTTAACTTCATTTTATGTATTAAAATATTTTCCGCCTGCGGAAATAAGAAGCAAAATAGAAAGTTTCGGCATATACTCTCCATTTGTATATGTTATACTCTTTTCCGTTTTGCCGGCTTTTTTGTTTCCCGTACCGCCTCTTGCACTTGCAGCGGGAATTTTATTCGGAGTGCTTCACGGCACAATTTATACACTTATAGGAGCCGTTATCAATTCAACTATTATGTTTTTTTGTGCAAGATATACTGCAAAAGATTTTTTCGAAAACTTTATTTACAAAGTAACAAAAAAAGATTTACAAAAAAAACTGATTAATGAAAATCAAAAAGGTTTAACATATATTTTTTTTATTATGCGTCTTGTACCGCTTGTATCATATAATCTTATAAATTATCTTGCAGGACTTACGGGAATACATTATAGAAATTATATAATTTCCACCATAATAGGTATTATCCCCGGTACAATAATTTTTTTAAATATGGGAGATAAGCTTTTAAACATTAAAAGCATCGGCTTTACCGTTTCGGTAATTCTGTTTTTGCTGCTTACCGCAATTTCAGGAATTTTATTAAAAATACATTTAAAAAAAGATAAAGAAAGAGCAAATGGTAACGATAATAATTCCCGTTTATAA
- a CDS encoding TVP38/TMEM64 family protein, with product MFKKHIAKFILIVSLLSFIAVYFFVPAVNTNINKAIKVLSTAGARIDGVIEYIRSYGAYAAVISFFLMMLQAVLAPIPAFLITLSNAAIFGWVKGAILSWSSAMAGAALCFYLARILGRDITEKLVSKSALKSVDEFFNRYGKQTILVARLLPFVPFDPISYAAGLTPMSFRSFFIATGIGQLPATVVYSYVGGTLSGGAQKLMVGLLILFALSIIIYVGKKLYNEKHEKKANS from the coding sequence ATGTTTAAAAAACATATTGCAAAATTTATTTTAATTGTCTCTCTTTTATCTTTTATTGCTGTTTATTTTTTTGTTCCTGCGGTTAACACAAATATAAATAAGGCAATAAAAGTGTTATCAACGGCGGGCGCCCGAATAGACGGAGTTATAGAATACATAAGAAGCTACGGAGCATATGCCGCCGTTATCTCATTTTTCTTGATGATGCTTCAAGCCGTCCTTGCTCCGATACCGGCGTTTTTGATTACGCTTTCAAACGCGGCAATATTCGGCTGGGTAAAAGGAGCGATTCTTTCATGGAGCTCGGCTATGGCTGGAGCGGCGCTTTGTTTTTATCTTGCGCGTATCTTAGGAAGAGATATTACTGAAAAACTTGTAAGTAAAAGTGCATTAAAATCGGTAGACGAATTTTTTAACCGATACGGAAAACAGACAATTCTTGTTGCCCGCCTTTTGCCGTTTGTACCCTTCGACCCTATAAGTTATGCGGCCGGACTTACACCTATGAGTTTTCGGTCTTTTTTTATTGCTACCGGCATAGGACAATTACCTGCAACCGTTGTATATTCTTATGTGGGAGGAACTCTTTCAGGAGGAGCTCAAAAACTTATGGTAGGCTTATTAATCCTGTTTGCATTAAGCATTATTATATATGTAGGGAAAAAACTGTATAACGAAAAACATGAAAAAAAAGCAAATAGTTAA
- a CDS encoding TIGR04282 family arsenosugar biosynthesis glycosyltransferase, which produces MQNKIIFFTKAPEPGFGKSRLKGFMSQEQIYALTVKLIKENFYTAIDTGITVSIYYSGKKENLLFLNTGAKTEFKLQEGNGLGDKMFNALKAELEHSEKVILIGSDLVNITKENLQDAFKALDKTDIVIAPSKDGGYGIIGMKTAYNIFSGITFSTSNVYADTLKSIAQKKLTYTELPVVKDLDTKEDLITEELKTDSVKLIGQGEYNINYLFNEKYVFRINIASQLHLGNKQIEYEFNALKELEKTGVTPKAYSYTLCGKYLPYGSLIMEYLEGRPLNYDTDMETAAFLLAKIHNHAFTCKNLICVKNPFKAMFKECGEMYSYYKNWENREERAVEFIEKFFNIAKKLGLDDNLEKECIINTELNNRNFIIGDSKEKSYIIDWEKPLIGEREQDIAHFLVPTTTNWKTEKILSEDEIKDFLSLYERYGKINRKKLDKYMIFNCLRGITWCSMARVEYENNRTLSNSETFEKIKKFIGVEFLKYIYNNFYEVYDV; this is translated from the coding sequence ATGCAAAACAAGATTATATTTTTTACCAAGGCGCCTGAACCCGGTTTCGGTAAAAGCCGTTTAAAAGGATTTATGTCTCAAGAGCAAATATACGCTTTAACCGTAAAACTGATTAAAGAAAATTTTTATACGGCAATCGATACGGGTATAACTGTAAGCATATATTATTCGGGTAAAAAAGAAAATCTTTTATTTTTAAATACAGGAGCAAAAACCGAATTTAAATTACAGGAAGGAAACGGATTGGGCGATAAGATGTTTAATGCCTTAAAAGCCGAACTTGAACATTCGGAAAAAGTAATTTTAATCGGTTCAGACTTAGTAAATATTACAAAAGAAAATCTGCAAGACGCTTTTAAAGCTTTAGATAAGACGGATATTGTCATAGCACCTTCAAAAGACGGAGGTTACGGCATAATCGGAATGAAAACCGCTTACAATATCTTTAGCGGAATAACATTCAGTACCTCCAACGTATATGCCGACACCTTAAAATCAATTGCTCAAAAAAAATTAACATATACCGAATTGCCGGTTGTAAAAGATTTGGATACAAAAGAAGATTTAATAACCGAAGAACTGAAAACGGACTCGGTAAAACTGATAGGTCAAGGCGAATACAATATAAATTATTTGTTTAATGAAAAATATGTCTTCCGAATTAATATTGCAAGTCAGCTCCACTTGGGAAATAAGCAGATAGAATATGAATTTAATGCTTTAAAAGAGCTTGAAAAAACGGGAGTAACTCCTAAAGCATACAGTTACACATTATGCGGTAAATATCTTCCATACGGCAGCTTAATTATGGAGTACCTGGAAGGAAGACCGCTTAATTACGATACCGATATGGAAACGGCGGCTTTTTTATTGGCTAAAATTCATAATCACGCTTTTACATGTAAAAATCTTATCTGTGTAAAAAACCCGTTTAAAGCAATGTTTAAAGAATGCGGTGAAATGTATTCTTATTATAAAAATTGGGAAAACAGGGAAGAGCGGGCGGTAGAATTTATAGAAAAATTTTTTAATATTGCAAAAAAATTAGGACTTGATGACAATCTTGAAAAAGAATGTATTATTAACACTGAATTAAACAACCGTAATTTTATAATAGGCGACTCAAAAGAAAAAAGCTATATTATTGATTGGGAAAAACCTTTGATAGGAGAGCGCGAACAGGACATTGCTCATTTTTTAGTACCCACCACTACGAACTGGAAAACGGAAAAGATATTATCCGAAGATGAAATAAAAGATTTTTTATCTTTGTATGAGCGATACGGAAAAATTAACAGGAAAAAATTGGATAAATATATGATTTTTAATTGTCTGCGCGGAATTACATGGTGCAGTATGGCCCGCGTGGAATATGAAAATAACAGAACCTTATCAAATAGCGAAACATTCGAAAAAATCAAAAAATTTATCGGTGTTGAATTCTTAAAATATATATATAATAATTTTTACGAGGTATACGATGTTTAA
- a CDS encoding rhodanese-like domain-containing protein: MNKFKLCLALLLGCVLVTSCTEDNSKSKINQMTGEALDKIMNDKKEKEKYFVIDVREPDEYAEGHVRYAVNISVNEIENRIAEIEDLKDKNVVTICRSGKRSQKAAEILEKHGFNKIYNARGVSEYNYTTLTKVANIRGKTLQELADTGLYSIVDARDEKDYTAGHLQGAIHASADTVESKFAELPSDKAVITYCYSGNRSFDVAEKLAAAGYTAINSLDGTKEYGEFKLIK, translated from the coding sequence ATGAACAAGTTCAAATTATGTTTAGCATTGCTGCTCGGCTGTGTCCTCGTTACTTCATGTACCGAAGATAACTCGAAATCTAAAATCAACCAAATGACGGGAGAAGCTCTCGATAAGATTATGAACGACAAAAAAGAAAAAGAAAAATATTTCGTAATCGATGTAAGAGAGCCTGATGAATATGCCGAAGGACATGTAAGATATGCAGTCAATATCAGCGTAAACGAAATTGAAAACCGCATTGCGGAAATTGAGGACTTAAAAGATAAAAATGTAGTTACAATTTGCAGAAGCGGCAAAAGAAGTCAAAAGGCGGCGGAAATTTTGGAAAAACACGGATTTAATAAAATTTATAACGCCCGTGGTGTCAGCGAATACAATTATACGACACTGACAAAGGTTGCAAATATCCGCGGTAAAACATTGCAGGAGCTTGCGGATACCGGACTGTACTCTATCGTAGATGCCCGCGACGAAAAAGATTATACCGCAGGTCATTTACAGGGCGCAATACATGCCTCCGCCGATACTGTAGAATCAAAATTTGCCGAACTTCCTTCGGATAAAGCGGTTATAACATATTGTTATTCAGGTAACCGCTCCTTTGATGTTGCGGAAAAACTTGCAGCCGCCGGTTACACGGCAATTAACAGTTTGGACGGTACAAAAGAATACGGTGAATTTAAACTTATAAAATAA
- a CDS encoding radical SAM protein has product MEYEGKICTPPMERASFKLPIMTGCSYNKCKFCALFRNIKYRELPLEKIEEELLRIKSIKGNPAKIFLGDGNAFGLKTDRLLKILNLIHKYFPDCNCINTDATVTSILQKTDTELKKLYSEGIRCLYIGIESGLDDVLKFMNKDHGTAEAEEAAGRINKAGYTFGAHIMTGIAGSGRSIENAEATAAFLNKTKPIRIINFSMFLHNEVPLYKDIKNGNYKASDELSNLKEEKRLLEVLCNKENYSVFYDGFHDFLEFRVRGFLPENKNKMIELVQNKIIEYENKETEYAFVRGECSAALEKDNGSGKVWNPAAEIA; this is encoded by the coding sequence ATGGAGTATGAAGGTAAAATTTGTACACCCCCTATGGAAAGGGCTTCTTTTAAACTTCCTATAATGACAGGCTGTTCGTATAACAAATGTAAATTCTGTGCCTTATTCCGCAATATAAAATATAGAGAACTTCCGCTTGAAAAAATTGAAGAAGAACTTTTACGTATAAAAAGCATAAAAGGAAATCCCGCTAAAATCTTTCTCGGCGACGGGAACGCTTTCGGCTTAAAAACGGACAGGTTATTAAAAATATTAAATTTAATTCACAAATATTTTCCAGATTGTAACTGTATAAATACCGACGCTACAGTTACAAGTATTTTGCAAAAAACCGATACGGAACTTAAAAAACTTTATTCCGAAGGAATACGATGCTTATACATCGGAATAGAAAGCGGTTTAGATGATGTTTTAAAATTCATGAATAAAGACCACGGTACTGCCGAAGCCGAAGAGGCCGCCGGACGAATAAACAAGGCCGGTTATACCTTCGGCGCCCATATTATGACGGGAATTGCAGGAAGCGGCAGAAGCATAGAAAATGCCGAAGCTACGGCGGCATTTTTAAACAAAACAAAGCCTATCCGCATAATAAATTTTTCTATGTTTCTTCATAACGAAGTCCCTTTATATAAAGATATTAAAAACGGCAATTATAAGGCATCGGATGAACTTTCAAACCTTAAAGAAGAAAAAAGACTTTTAGAAGTTTTATGCAATAAAGAAAATTATTCGGTTTTTTATGACGGATTTCACGATTTTTTGGAATTCAGGGTAAGAGGTTTTCTTCCCGAAAACAAAAATAAAATGATTGAACTCGTGCAAAACAAAATTATAGAGTATGAAAATAAAGAAACGGAATATGCCTTTGTCCGCGGTGAATGTTCAGCCGCTCTTGAAAAAGATAACGGAAGCGGCAAGGTGTGGAACCCCGCCGCCGAGATAGCTTAA
- a CDS encoding mechanosensitive ion channel family protein translates to MDSITHASNAEVISVIKSFLISHFTFSTVVSYALFFLLIVFLLVFFKTINKLASKFTAKKCSVQTQHLIKKVIHYIGIIVIISTVFKRLGINLTALLGAAGIAGIAIGFAAQTSVANVISGLFVMGEKAFEIGNIIQINDIMGTVEAIDLLSVTLKTFDHQAVRIPNETVIKANLINYSRYPYWRVKMDISVAYGTDLKKAEEVLLCAAKTIEFTLTDPPPFVRWNGFKDSAITCTLHAWALNENFGKLQNALYLAVNERFKQAGITIPFPQLDIHIDREGQSTPDENMTV, encoded by the coding sequence ATGGACAGTATAACACACGCTTCAAATGCCGAAGTTATTTCGGTAATAAAATCTTTTTTGATTAGCCATTTTACATTTTCAACTGTTGTAAGTTATGCGCTTTTTTTTCTGCTGATTGTATTTTTACTTGTTTTTTTTAAAACGATAAATAAATTGGCTTCTAAATTTACTGCAAAAAAATGCTCGGTACAAACTCAGCATCTTATAAAAAAAGTTATACACTATATAGGTATTATAGTTATAATTTCTACCGTTTTTAAAAGACTCGGCATTAATTTAACCGCTTTATTGGGTGCTGCCGGTATTGCAGGTATTGCAATAGGTTTTGCAGCTCAAACTTCCGTTGCAAATGTTATTTCGGGTCTTTTTGTTATGGGTGAAAAAGCTTTTGAAATAGGAAATATTATTCAGATAAATGATATAATGGGTACCGTAGAAGCCATAGACTTGTTGTCCGTTACTTTAAAAACTTTCGACCATCAGGCGGTACGTATTCCGAATGAAACCGTTATAAAAGCGAATTTAATTAATTACTCAAGATACCCCTATTGGCGCGTAAAAATGGATATTTCGGTGGCATACGGCACGGATTTAAAAAAAGCTGAAGAGGTTTTACTGTGTGCTGCAAAAACAATTGAATTTACTCTTACCGACCCGCCTCCCTTTGTGCGGTGGAACGGTTTTAAAGATTCCGCAATTACTTGTACGCTGCACGCATGGGCTTTAAATGAAAATTTCGGAAAATTGCAAAATGCTCTTTATCTTGCCGTAAATGAACGGTTTAAACAAGCAGGAATTACAATCCCGTTTCCGCAGTTGGATATACATATTGATAGGGAGGGGCAAAGTACGCCTGATGAAAATATGACGGTATAA